A single Arcanobacterium canis DNA region contains:
- the gatC gene encoding Asp-tRNA(Asn)/Glu-tRNA(Gln) amidotransferase subunit GatC — MSTFSKQEVQRLADLARIALTEEEVARMAGEFSVITDAVASVAEVASSDVPATSHPIPLTNVMREDVPGQTLDRDEVLAMAPDAADGKFQVPQILGEE; from the coding sequence ATGTCGACATTTTCTAAACAAGAGGTGCAGCGTCTGGCTGACCTCGCGCGTATCGCGCTCACAGAAGAAGAAGTAGCAAGAATGGCAGGCGAGTTTTCGGTGATTACCGACGCCGTGGCTTCAGTAGCAGAGGTAGCAAGTTCTGATGTTCCTGCCACGTCTCACCCAATCCCGCTGACCAACGTGATGCGTGAAGACGTGCCAGGCCAGACACTCGATCGTGATGAAGTGCTCGCAATGGCGCCAGATGCAGCTGATGGTAAGTTCCAGGTTCCCCAGATTCTGGGAGAGGAGTGA
- a CDS encoding WhiB family transcriptional regulator — MDWRSRAACLQEDPELFFPIGSSGPALAQMERAKLVCQNCPVAETCLKVALETNQDCGVWGGKSEDERKALKRKAARATRVTTVG; from the coding sequence ATGGATTGGCGTAGCCGTGCTGCATGTTTGCAGGAAGATCCCGAACTCTTTTTCCCCATCGGTTCTTCTGGCCCAGCACTGGCACAAATGGAACGCGCAAAACTTGTATGCCAAAATTGCCCAGTGGCGGAAACATGCCTAAAAGTCGCCCTCGAGACAAACCAAGACTGTGGTGTCTGGGGAGGAAAATCTGAAGACGAACGCAAAGCTCTCAAGCGCAAAGCAGCGCGAGCCACGCGCGTCACCACAGTCGGATAA
- the ligA gene encoding NAD-dependent DNA ligase LigA produces MKYADAKARWEELAPQVKRAQDAYHSTGEPVMVDATYDSLIHEMRALEDQFPQLWSPSSPTMRIGARVARGGLAELRHREQMYSLQDVFSREELRQWYESINAELPAGSRFTAEIKIDGLALNLTYRDGVLETAATRGDGITGEDVTRNAQAISAIPHRLSGTDHPHLVEIRGEVYFPVRAFEQYNAQVTTRNEEITRRNNAIKEKNAEIRKENARRRRQDGERAVLQPTLRMEQPLKEFVNPRNAASGTLRQEDTTSFALRSLSFIAHGIGYLEGADATLNQQLATQEGVYSAFASWGVPVSDQTAMVSSIEEIEEYLDRYQNARDLLDHQFDGVVIKLEDRHVQDLLGFTTRVPRWAVAYKFPPVEVQTRLLDIRVQVGRTGRVTPYAVMEPVWVDGSTVSQATLHNPAEVERKGVKIGDIVILRKAGDIIPEVLGPIVAMRDGSERDFVMPTRCPACEGEIRASKEGDADLRCQNTRSCPAQLSQRIVHIGSRGALDIEALGEETGLWLADPDRYRSDALIALATGHKVSFETDLGMVTSLKLPLVKRQALGIVDEDGAIIDPESVISDSILESLNFPAPSVPVLETEAGLFDLTADCVKDVRIWQPVKKAGEETGDWRQVRAAWTKPVWLKANASRSQPELKKPSEPSRTTLKILEEIEVSKSKELWRKLVALNIRHVGPVAAKALAAEFGSLDAILQAGNDAVSRVEGVGEVIADSFLSWFDEPWHVDIIERWRRAGVTFEDHTVVVEQLPQTLDGMVIVATGTFATFTRDSINETIEAHGGKATGSVSKKTSAVVVGEKAGSKATKAIELGIPTLTEEEFAMLLETGKLPQ; encoded by the coding sequence ATGAAATATGCAGATGCCAAGGCCCGATGGGAAGAACTCGCTCCGCAGGTGAAGCGTGCGCAAGATGCGTATCACTCAACGGGAGAGCCAGTCATGGTTGACGCCACGTACGATTCTCTCATTCATGAGATGCGTGCCCTTGAAGACCAGTTCCCCCAACTGTGGAGTCCATCGTCTCCCACAATGCGTATTGGTGCGAGGGTTGCGCGTGGCGGGTTGGCGGAACTGAGACATCGTGAGCAGATGTATTCGCTTCAAGATGTTTTTTCTCGTGAAGAATTGCGTCAATGGTACGAATCGATCAATGCCGAATTACCAGCGGGTTCGCGCTTCACTGCAGAGATCAAGATTGACGGACTTGCGTTGAACTTGACCTATCGCGATGGTGTTCTCGAAACGGCAGCAACACGCGGCGACGGCATTACTGGCGAAGACGTGACACGCAACGCGCAGGCAATCTCGGCAATCCCGCATCGCCTTTCCGGTACTGACCACCCACATCTTGTTGAGATCCGGGGTGAGGTCTACTTCCCGGTTCGTGCGTTTGAGCAGTACAACGCACAGGTCACCACGCGCAATGAGGAGATTACGCGGCGAAATAACGCGATCAAAGAAAAAAATGCCGAAATTCGTAAGGAAAATGCGCGCCGTCGTCGTCAGGATGGTGAACGCGCTGTGTTGCAACCAACTTTGCGTATGGAGCAACCGCTCAAAGAATTCGTCAACCCACGAAACGCGGCGTCGGGCACACTGCGTCAAGAGGACACCACGTCTTTTGCACTGAGATCACTGTCATTTATTGCTCACGGGATTGGCTACTTGGAAGGTGCAGATGCCACACTGAACCAACAACTTGCGACCCAAGAAGGTGTCTATAGTGCCTTCGCATCCTGGGGCGTTCCCGTTTCAGATCAGACAGCGATGGTGTCATCGATCGAAGAGATCGAAGAGTATCTTGATCGATATCAGAATGCTCGCGATTTGCTCGATCACCAGTTTGATGGTGTCGTCATCAAACTTGAAGATCGCCACGTGCAGGATCTGCTTGGTTTTACTACTCGCGTGCCGCGCTGGGCAGTAGCATATAAGTTTCCTCCCGTTGAGGTGCAGACTCGCCTCCTCGATATCCGAGTCCAAGTCGGGCGTACCGGGCGCGTGACTCCATACGCTGTGATGGAACCGGTGTGGGTGGATGGCTCAACCGTTTCGCAAGCGACTCTGCACAACCCTGCTGAGGTTGAACGTAAAGGTGTCAAAATTGGAGACATCGTTATTTTGCGTAAAGCTGGTGACATTATCCCGGAGGTTCTTGGTCCGATTGTGGCGATGCGTGATGGCTCCGAACGCGATTTTGTGATGCCGACACGTTGCCCTGCATGTGAGGGAGAGATACGCGCTTCGAAAGAAGGAGATGCTGACCTTCGGTGTCAAAACACTCGGTCATGTCCTGCTCAGCTCAGTCAACGTATCGTCCATATTGGTTCACGCGGGGCACTCGATATTGAGGCGTTAGGTGAAGAAACCGGATTGTGGCTAGCAGACCCAGATCGTTATCGTTCAGATGCACTCATCGCCTTAGCGACAGGGCACAAAGTCTCCTTTGAAACAGATTTAGGGATGGTGACCAGTCTCAAATTGCCGTTGGTGAAGCGGCAGGCATTGGGAATTGTGGATGAGGACGGCGCAATTATTGATCCAGAATCAGTTATCAGTGACTCGATTTTGGAATCACTAAATTTTCCAGCTCCTTCTGTTCCAGTGCTGGAAACGGAAGCCGGACTTTTCGATCTCACTGCTGATTGTGTTAAGGACGTGAGAATCTGGCAACCAGTGAAAAAAGCTGGGGAAGAAACAGGGGATTGGCGTCAAGTTCGCGCTGCATGGACTAAGCCGGTCTGGCTCAAAGCCAATGCCTCGCGTTCTCAACCAGAGTTGAAAAAGCCAAGTGAGCCAAGCCGGACAACACTCAAAATTCTTGAGGAGATTGAGGTATCCAAGAGCAAAGAACTGTGGCGTAAGCTCGTCGCGCTCAATATCCGCCATGTTGGCCCGGTCGCAGCGAAAGCACTCGCTGCGGAATTCGGATCGCTCGATGCTATTCTCCAGGCAGGAAATGACGCAGTATCCCGTGTGGAAGGCGTTGGAGAAGTCATCGCTGACTCGTTTTTATCCTGGTTTGATGAGCCATGGCACGTTGACATTATTGAACGTTGGCGGCGCGCAGGAGTGACTTTCGAAGATCACACTGTTGTTGTCGAACAGCTCCCGCAAACTCTCGATGGCATGGTTATTGTGGCAACAGGAACATTTGCGACGTTTACTCGCGATTCGATTAACGAGACCATTGAAGCTCATGGAGGAAAAGCAACCGGCTCGGTATCGAAAAAGACCAGCGCCGTCGTCGTTGGAGAAAAAGCTGGCTCGAAGGCAACGAAAGCAATTGAACTCGGAATTCCCACCCTCACTGAGGAAGAGTTCGCCATGCTACTTGAAACGGGGAAATTGCCCCAATGA
- the gatB gene encoding Asp-tRNA(Asn)/Glu-tRNA(Gln) amidotransferase subunit GatB codes for MDELMEYDDVVANYDPVLGIEIHVELSTQTKMFDAAPNAFGGDPNTFITPVSLGLPGSLPVVNKKAIEYAIRLGLALNCKIAESCRFARKNYFYPDLAKNFQTSQSDEPLAYDGYLDVELDDGEVFRVPIERAHVEEDAGKNTHIGGEGRIHGADHSQVDYNRAGVPLVEIVTRPIEGTGARAAEVAAKYVQTVRDIARAIGVSEARMERGNVRADVNVSLRKSPSDPLGTRTETKNVNSFRAIESAVRYELSRQAATLENGEKVFQETRHWQESDQTTLAGRPKSDADDYRYFPEPDLVPLAPSREWVEEIRQSLPELPAAKRKRLQAEWGVTDLEMRDIVNAEALTIIEQTVQAGATSAGARKWWMGELARYAKENGLSLGDVPMTIAQVAEVDQMIADGKLNDRLARSVIEGVLAGEGTPQEVVAGRGLEVVSDDSALIAAIDAAVEANPKVAQSITSGNAKASGAIVGAVMKATRGQADAKRVQALIAQKFGL; via the coding sequence ATGGATGAACTGATGGAATACGATGATGTTGTGGCTAACTACGATCCGGTACTAGGTATTGAGATCCACGTTGAGCTTTCGACACAGACAAAGATGTTCGACGCAGCCCCGAATGCTTTCGGCGGAGACCCCAATACGTTCATCACCCCGGTGTCACTTGGCCTGCCTGGCTCACTTCCCGTGGTGAATAAGAAAGCCATCGAGTATGCGATCCGTTTGGGCTTGGCACTGAATTGCAAGATTGCAGAGTCGTGCCGCTTTGCCCGCAAGAACTATTTCTATCCGGATCTTGCTAAGAACTTCCAGACATCCCAGTCCGACGAGCCGCTGGCATATGACGGTTACCTCGATGTCGAACTAGATGACGGAGAAGTTTTCCGTGTGCCGATTGAGCGTGCTCACGTGGAAGAAGACGCTGGAAAGAACACGCATATCGGTGGTGAAGGCCGAATCCATGGTGCAGACCACTCACAGGTTGATTACAACCGTGCAGGCGTGCCGTTGGTAGAGATTGTGACTCGACCAATCGAAGGAACCGGAGCTCGCGCTGCTGAAGTTGCGGCGAAGTATGTCCAGACAGTGCGCGATATTGCCCGGGCAATCGGAGTGTCTGAGGCGCGTATGGAACGAGGAAATGTCCGTGCCGATGTCAACGTGTCGCTTCGCAAGTCCCCGTCGGATCCATTGGGTACACGTACCGAAACAAAGAACGTGAACTCGTTCCGCGCGATCGAAAGTGCTGTTCGCTATGAGTTGTCTCGTCAGGCTGCGACTTTGGAGAACGGGGAGAAAGTTTTCCAGGAGACTCGCCACTGGCAGGAATCGGACCAGACGACCCTCGCTGGGCGTCCGAAGTCCGATGCTGACGACTACCGATACTTCCCGGAACCCGATCTCGTACCACTTGCACCGTCGCGTGAGTGGGTTGAGGAGATTCGCCAGTCATTGCCAGAGTTGCCAGCTGCAAAGCGTAAGCGTCTTCAGGCAGAGTGGGGAGTGACCGATCTTGAGATGCGTGACATCGTCAACGCTGAAGCTTTGACGATTATCGAGCAGACAGTTCAGGCTGGTGCTACCTCCGCTGGAGCGCGAAAGTGGTGGATGGGTGAACTCGCTCGATATGCCAAAGAAAATGGGCTGTCTCTAGGCGATGTCCCAATGACGATTGCTCAGGTTGCTGAGGTTGATCAGATGATCGCTGACGGAAAACTCAACGATCGTCTGGCACGCTCGGTTATTGAAGGTGTGCTTGCCGGAGAGGGAACGCCTCAAGAGGTTGTCGCCGGGCGTGGTCTGGAAGTTGTCTCCGATGATTCTGCACTGATTGCTGCGATCGATGCTGCAGTGGAGGCAAACCCGAAGGTTGCGCAGTCGATCACGTCTGGTAACGCGAAGGCATCAGGCGCGATTGTTGGAGCGGTCATGAAGGCAACGCGTGGTCAAGCTGATGCCAAGCGTGTCCAGGCCCTGATTGCTCAGAAGTTTGGACTCTGA
- a CDS encoding phospholipase D-like domain-containing protein — MSAQVVAAASIIAIDSHRKKRNPPTGEFPHLPPKTVHVAGNEITVYTFGADLYHDMLTAIRQAQHTVYFESFIIKADEVGEEFKNELLRAADRGVKVNIILDTLGNLNQDPRFRYFPPHPHLNVIHFPLIRLGSLTGLAKDKGYDHRKLLITDSRVAFVGGYNIGALYAHYWRDTHVRITGPQVWELENSFVEMWNVFRRCCAPLPVPQVRHWSPNVRAVQNIPAYHSYPVRTLYMENIDRASVNVWITMGYFIPDDGVLNSLTAAAKRGVDVRILIPQYSNHILADWVGRARYSTLLRSGVRIFLFEEAMVHAKTMTVDSVWSTVGTTNIDALSMNGNYEVNVEIYSSDFAHAMEEIFASDLTNAHELLPEVWEQRGALARAAEKILGPLAPFY; from the coding sequence GTGAGCGCACAGGTGGTCGCAGCCGCATCAATTATTGCCATTGATTCACATCGCAAGAAACGCAATCCACCGACGGGTGAGTTCCCCCATCTACCTCCAAAGACAGTCCATGTCGCAGGCAACGAAATCACGGTATACACCTTCGGAGCTGATCTCTACCACGATATGCTCACGGCTATTCGACAGGCACAGCACACGGTCTACTTCGAATCTTTTATTATCAAAGCCGACGAAGTGGGTGAAGAATTTAAAAACGAACTCCTCAGAGCGGCTGACCGCGGAGTAAAAGTCAATATCATCCTCGACACCTTAGGAAATCTCAATCAAGATCCACGCTTCCGTTATTTCCCGCCCCATCCCCATTTGAATGTCATCCACTTCCCGCTCATTCGCCTCGGATCGCTCACCGGGCTGGCAAAGGACAAAGGATACGATCACCGCAAGCTCCTCATCACCGATTCTCGAGTAGCGTTCGTTGGTGGGTATAACATCGGTGCTCTCTACGCCCACTACTGGCGTGACACGCATGTGCGCATCACCGGGCCCCAAGTATGGGAGCTCGAAAATTCGTTCGTGGAAATGTGGAACGTCTTTAGACGCTGTTGCGCACCGCTACCTGTCCCGCAAGTAAGGCACTGGTCACCGAACGTACGCGCGGTGCAAAATATCCCTGCCTACCATTCCTACCCAGTGCGCACGCTCTACATGGAGAACATTGACCGCGCTTCTGTCAATGTGTGGATCACGATGGGGTACTTCATTCCCGACGACGGCGTGCTCAATTCACTCACAGCAGCAGCAAAACGCGGGGTTGATGTGCGTATCTTGATCCCCCAGTATTCGAACCACATTCTCGCTGATTGGGTGGGCCGCGCTCGCTATTCAACGTTATTGCGTTCGGGTGTGAGGATCTTCCTCTTCGAAGAAGCCATGGTTCATGCCAAGACAATGACTGTTGACAGTGTGTGGTCAACCGTCGGTACCACCAATATTGATGCCCTGTCGATGAACGGAAACTATGAAGTAAACGTCGAGATCTACTCAAGCGATTTTGCACACGCGATGGAAGAAATTTTTGCTTCTGACCTCACCAATGCCCATGAACTCCTTCCGGAAGTCTGGGAACAACGTGGCGCTCTCGCCCGTGCAGCCGAGAAGATTCTTGGCCCCCTCGCCCCCTTCTACTAA
- the gatA gene encoding Asp-tRNA(Asn)/Glu-tRNA(Gln) amidotransferase subunit GatA: protein MEWMKKNAHELAAMLRAGEVTSVELVEGYLSRIDKLNGKMNAFLFVNRDGAMEVAKAVDADRAAGVELPPFAGVPVAIKDNMCEHGVPTTAASKMLEGWKPPYDSTVVVKLKEARLPILGHTNMDEFAMGSSTEHSAFGPTHNPWGENLTPGGSGGGSAAAVAAYLVPWALGSDTGGSIRQPGAFTGTVGTKPTYGAVSRYGIIAMASSLDQVGPVTHTVADAAALQEIVGGYDHFDSTSLEGSSEGLTTAANEGAQLEDLSGLRIGLVEELDGEGIDEGIRAVFHERLDALKARGAQIVRVSCPSFKYTIGAYYLIMPAEMSSNLARYDGVRFGNRVLPQDGPVTAETMMRATRGAKFGDEVKRRILLGTYALSSGNYDQFYGAAQKVRTLIQRDLAAAFEQADVLLAPSAPTVAFKFGEKIDDLLAMYMNDLTTIPANLAGTPAMTVPAGLCDGLPVGVQVLAPAKEDARMYKVGAVIERDVDPSATATPIETWEENL from the coding sequence ATGGAGTGGATGAAGAAGAACGCTCACGAACTAGCGGCGATGCTCCGCGCCGGTGAAGTGACATCGGTTGAACTCGTGGAAGGATACCTTTCGCGAATCGACAAACTTAACGGAAAAATGAACGCTTTCTTGTTCGTTAACCGTGACGGTGCGATGGAGGTAGCGAAGGCAGTCGACGCCGATCGCGCGGCCGGCGTCGAGCTTCCACCGTTCGCAGGTGTGCCGGTAGCTATCAAGGACAATATGTGTGAACACGGGGTTCCGACCACCGCGGCATCGAAGATGCTTGAGGGATGGAAACCTCCCTACGATTCCACGGTTGTGGTCAAGCTCAAGGAAGCACGCTTGCCGATTCTCGGGCATACCAATATGGATGAGTTCGCCATGGGCTCGTCAACCGAGCACTCTGCTTTCGGTCCGACGCATAACCCGTGGGGAGAGAATCTTACTCCTGGCGGTTCGGGCGGCGGCAGCGCAGCAGCAGTTGCCGCGTACCTCGTCCCGTGGGCATTGGGATCAGACACTGGTGGATCGATCCGCCAGCCGGGAGCATTTACTGGCACCGTTGGAACGAAGCCGACGTACGGTGCTGTGTCTCGTTACGGGATCATCGCGATGGCCTCCTCACTTGATCAGGTCGGCCCTGTCACCCACACCGTTGCCGACGCCGCAGCGTTGCAAGAAATCGTTGGTGGATACGACCACTTCGATTCGACGTCGTTGGAAGGATCATCTGAAGGCCTGACCACGGCAGCAAATGAAGGCGCGCAGCTAGAAGACCTGTCAGGCTTGCGAATTGGCCTGGTTGAAGAACTTGACGGCGAGGGGATCGACGAAGGGATTCGTGCGGTGTTCCACGAGCGTCTCGACGCGCTCAAGGCTCGTGGCGCTCAGATTGTGCGTGTTTCGTGCCCGTCGTTCAAGTACACCATCGGTGCTTACTATTTGATTATGCCGGCTGAAATGAGTTCCAACCTTGCTCGTTATGACGGTGTTCGCTTTGGTAACCGTGTCCTACCACAGGACGGTCCAGTGACTGCTGAGACAATGATGCGAGCAACGCGCGGTGCAAAGTTTGGTGACGAAGTCAAGCGCCGTATTCTCCTGGGAACCTACGCACTGTCGTCAGGAAATTATGACCAGTTCTACGGTGCTGCTCAGAAGGTTCGTACGCTAATTCAGCGCGATCTTGCAGCTGCATTCGAACAAGCCGACGTCCTTCTGGCTCCATCGGCACCGACTGTTGCGTTCAAGTTTGGCGAAAAGATCGATGATCTTCTTGCGATGTACATGAACGACCTCACCACGATCCCGGCAAATCTTGCTGGTACTCCGGCCATGACCGTGCCTGCGGGCCTGTGTGATGGCCTCCCCGTCGGCGTCCAGGTTCTTGCGCCAGCGAAGGAAGATGCACGTATGTACAAGGTTGGTGCTGTGATCGAGCGCGATGTGGATCCGTCCGCAACTGCCACCCCAATTGAGACCTGGGAGGAGAACCTCTGA
- a CDS encoding sensor histidine kinase has protein sequence MPTLTKMLERIPEFSQDDRDWLHRLIGDSQLLADLTFSDVLLVVHCRGQYKIAAQTRPATAATLYEYDVVGMPASDEVIEDLDDVYLRNKMVHTQLGDRRVVIVPVCRVPGSPIALLALMSAPRPDRLPSQAQLSYEDIANELLTMVRAGAFPVEGSPTGYRHGTPRVSDGVVHIDGAGHVLYMSPNAVSHFRRLGVDDTLMGSVLAEAVTSHIETRDVDESLPVVLMGRAAWMSEVESHGVVISLRAVPLLYQGKRTGAVILCRDITELRRQERELMTKDATIREINHRVKNNLQTVSALLRLQGRRATNKETADALANAQRRVSTIALVHERLSETIDEVVDFDHLFIPLMRLIRDAAVTDVDVRTTFTGSFGRVRAEQATALAVVMNEVLSNAIEHGLSHGQEDPRIDIEASRFGQCLVVTVCDNGNGIGEKGPGSGLGTQIVRTMVSGELAGSIQWSNRDEGGTEVTLTAKLRS, from the coding sequence GTGCCTACTTTAACGAAGATGCTTGAAAGAATACCGGAATTTAGCCAAGACGATCGTGATTGGCTTCATCGACTCATCGGTGATTCCCAGCTTTTGGCGGACCTGACGTTTTCCGATGTGCTGCTGGTGGTTCACTGCCGTGGACAATACAAAATTGCAGCGCAAACCCGCCCTGCAACGGCGGCAACTCTTTACGAGTACGACGTCGTGGGGATGCCCGCGTCGGACGAAGTGATCGAAGATCTTGACGACGTCTACCTGCGCAACAAAATGGTACACACCCAGCTCGGTGACCGTCGTGTGGTCATTGTCCCGGTATGCCGTGTGCCAGGCTCGCCTATTGCGTTGCTGGCGCTCATGAGTGCGCCGCGCCCAGATCGTCTTCCTTCACAAGCGCAACTGAGCTATGAGGACATCGCGAACGAACTCCTGACGATGGTGCGTGCTGGAGCATTCCCGGTAGAAGGCTCGCCCACTGGGTATCGCCATGGTACCCCGCGCGTGTCCGACGGCGTTGTCCATATCGACGGCGCGGGTCACGTGTTGTACATGTCACCGAATGCTGTGTCCCATTTCCGCAGGCTTGGTGTGGATGACACCCTGATGGGATCTGTTCTTGCTGAAGCTGTTACCTCGCACATCGAAACGCGCGATGTGGATGAGTCCTTGCCGGTTGTCTTGATGGGGCGAGCTGCATGGATGAGCGAAGTGGAATCTCATGGGGTTGTGATATCACTGCGCGCGGTTCCTCTGCTTTACCAGGGCAAACGCACAGGAGCGGTGATCTTGTGCCGTGACATCACTGAACTTCGCCGTCAAGAGCGCGAATTAATGACCAAAGATGCCACGATTCGTGAAATCAACCATCGAGTCAAAAATAATCTTCAAACAGTCTCCGCGCTTTTGCGTTTGCAAGGGCGCCGAGCCACGAATAAGGAAACTGCCGATGCCCTGGCCAACGCTCAGCGACGAGTATCGACGATTGCGTTAGTCCATGAGCGGCTCTCGGAAACAATCGATGAAGTCGTCGATTTCGATCATCTCTTCATTCCACTGATGCGACTCATTCGTGATGCTGCTGTGACTGACGTGGACGTGCGAACAACATTTACTGGGTCTTTTGGGCGGGTACGTGCTGAACAAGCTACTGCGCTCGCAGTGGTGATGAATGAAGTGCTCTCGAACGCTATTGAACACGGGCTGAGCCATGGTCAGGAGGATCCACGAATCGACATCGAAGCAAGTCGATTCGGGCAGTGCCTTGTGGTGACGGTGTGTGATAACGGAAATGGCATCGGTGAAAAGGGGCCTGGCTCAGGTTTGGGTACTCAGATTGTGCGAACGATGGTCTCAGGAGAGCTTGCTGGATCGATCCAATGGTCCAACCGTGATGAGGGAGGAACGGAAGTCACCCTTACAGCGAAATTACGTTCGTAA
- a CDS encoding sensor histidine kinase, which produces MNKPPEFVEPAQFWTIQGVSPLDAVLALAFALSFIDSFSVAAASWGSLATFALVIIGIVVSCAMVFRRTSPVRSAGVIYACMIVRFIASPTDLIISDLAILFALWTVVAYGPLVVRVAAIVSAIIGGILLTIARIGLLSPPDLIIFFLLAESLIIIVATTGAIRRMRLDKIKTVVLDAHRAKREAERESELAVVEERNRIARDMHDVVAHTLTTVITQADGGLYAAKTNPQAAQKTLDLISHIARDALADMRAIIGVLRAGDDPASPRHPQPDVNDIPSLFDQVQEIGHRAEFHQVGDAYALPTGVGTSLFRICQEAITNSLKYGGDDVGITGTLSWMPTAVTLEVLDDGPGVSITDGRGHGIIGMHERAGAFGGTVTTGAGKTGGFKVTARFPLN; this is translated from the coding sequence ATGAATAAGCCGCCCGAGTTTGTAGAACCAGCTCAGTTCTGGACAATTCAGGGAGTATCACCACTCGATGCCGTTCTCGCGCTCGCTTTTGCCCTCTCTTTTATTGATTCTTTCAGTGTCGCAGCCGCGTCCTGGGGGTCGTTAGCAACATTCGCTCTTGTGATAATCGGGATCGTGGTCAGTTGTGCAATGGTCTTTCGACGCACTTCTCCTGTTCGTTCAGCAGGGGTGATCTACGCCTGCATGATTGTGCGTTTCATTGCCTCACCAACAGATCTTATTATCTCCGATCTGGCGATTCTCTTCGCTCTGTGGACCGTTGTCGCGTACGGCCCACTGGTGGTGCGAGTCGCCGCGATCGTATCGGCAATTATTGGCGGCATTCTTCTCACAATCGCCCGAATCGGTTTGCTATCGCCCCCTGATCTCATCATTTTCTTTTTACTTGCCGAATCGCTCATTATCATCGTTGCAACCACTGGAGCTATTCGCAGGATGCGCCTAGATAAGATTAAAACTGTCGTTCTTGATGCACATCGAGCAAAACGTGAGGCTGAACGCGAATCTGAACTCGCCGTCGTCGAGGAACGTAACCGGATCGCTCGCGATATGCACGACGTCGTCGCACACACGTTAACCACCGTCATCACACAAGCCGACGGCGGCCTCTACGCAGCAAAAACAAATCCCCAGGCTGCACAAAAAACTCTCGATCTTATCTCGCATATCGCTCGCGATGCGCTGGCTGATATGCGTGCAATCATTGGAGTACTACGCGCCGGCGATGATCCTGCCTCGCCGCGCCATCCTCAGCCCGACGTCAACGACATACCGTCGCTCTTTGATCAAGTCCAAGAAATTGGGCATCGTGCAGAGTTTCATCAGGTCGGCGATGCCTATGCGCTCCCCACCGGAGTGGGCACGTCGCTTTTCCGTATTTGCCAAGAAGCAATCACGAACTCCTTAAAATACGGTGGTGATGACGTTGGCATCACCGGCACTCTGTCGTGGATGCCAACGGCGGTCACGCTCGAAGTTCTCGACGACGGACCAGGAGTTTCTATTACAGATGGTCGTGGACACGGTATTATCGGGATGCACGAGCGTGCAGGAGCTTTCGGAGGCACTGTCACTACCGGGGCAGGAAAGACAGGCGGATTCAAAGTCACCGCCCGCTTCCCTTTAAACTGA
- a CDS encoding response regulator, producing the protein MTIRVGLVDDQALVRSGLAMVINSQNDMDVVMEAGNAKSALDRLALVPTDVVLMDIRMPDMDGIAATKALTNRQLPHGISPKVVILTTFDIDEYVMAAIKAGASGFLLKDAPLDDLLTAIRTVHNGDAVIAPAPTKRLVEKIAANQVRTDSLHPEILDDLTERELDVLILMAKGLSNQEIASKLYVAEATVKTHVGRIFSKLGARDRVQAVVAAFEAGVVTPGSSDEK; encoded by the coding sequence ATGACGATTCGCGTGGGACTCGTAGACGATCAAGCACTCGTCCGATCTGGCTTGGCCATGGTGATTAATTCCCAGAACGACATGGACGTCGTGATGGAAGCGGGCAATGCCAAGAGCGCGCTTGATCGACTTGCACTTGTGCCCACGGACGTGGTTCTCATGGATATTCGTATGCCTGATATGGATGGCATCGCGGCTACCAAAGCTTTAACAAACCGCCAGCTACCACATGGAATTTCGCCGAAAGTCGTGATCCTGACGACCTTCGACATTGATGAATATGTGATGGCAGCGATTAAGGCCGGAGCTTCGGGCTTCCTCCTCAAGGATGCTCCACTGGACGATCTCCTCACCGCCATTCGCACCGTACACAACGGTGATGCTGTCATCGCGCCTGCACCAACGAAGCGCCTCGTAGAGAAAATTGCGGCAAACCAGGTTCGCACTGATTCTCTTCACCCCGAGATCCTCGATGACCTGACAGAGCGTGAACTTGATGTCCTTATTCTCATGGCGAAGGGCCTGTCGAACCAAGAGATTGCCTCGAAGCTCTATGTTGCTGAAGCAACTGTGAAGACTCATGTGGGACGAATCTTCTCTAAGCTCGGAGCGCGCGACCGTGTTCAAGCAGTTGTTGCTGCTTTTGAAGCTGGCGTCGTCACCCCCGGATCCTCGGACGAAAAATAA